One Streptomyces sp. ML-6 genomic region harbors:
- a CDS encoding extracellular solute-binding protein, giving the protein MRTTWRRACAFAVAPLVMASAVACGGGSGDDAEGTTLRVIVNISPNLTEKYWNDLFAQYEKKNPGVKVKLELTGTISANAKLTQDLAAGDPPDVAQQITPTTENASLFADLSDQPWAADTPLAEQYAIDGKRYVVGVGEQIQSLVFYNKAAFAKAGLDATKIRTIDQFTDAMGKLKSAGYKPLQTAGQWVTGAQFSMMADAGVLTEDPKWTAKRHDGKVSFADNGYLPYFEHYKEWIDSDHLDKSSLGLTYADGQTAFLNGKSAMYIMGSYFVPAADAAKKSDDIGVFTMPTDGAYPSGQFGNMSNPYVVVNKSRHRAEAIDFVKWLVTDPVAIKSQLAADGNLREGFSYPMSSLGTSVQKILDGAPSVIVKSGPTQPIAGFGDELNKQVQSLYTGASAEDAAEGLDKWWNSQS; this is encoded by the coding sequence ATGAGAACTACCTGGCGCCGGGCCTGCGCTTTCGCCGTGGCTCCGCTGGTGATGGCCTCCGCCGTCGCCTGCGGCGGCGGCTCCGGCGACGACGCGGAGGGCACCACCCTGCGCGTCATCGTCAACATCTCTCCGAACCTCACGGAGAAGTACTGGAACGACCTCTTCGCGCAGTACGAGAAGAAGAACCCCGGCGTGAAGGTGAAGCTGGAACTGACCGGCACGATCTCGGCGAACGCCAAGCTGACCCAGGACCTGGCGGCGGGCGACCCGCCGGACGTCGCCCAGCAGATCACGCCGACGACGGAGAACGCCTCCCTGTTCGCCGACCTCTCGGACCAGCCCTGGGCCGCCGACACCCCGCTGGCCGAGCAGTACGCCATCGACGGCAAGCGCTACGTGGTGGGGGTCGGCGAGCAGATCCAGTCGCTCGTCTTCTACAACAAGGCCGCCTTCGCCAAGGCCGGGCTCGACGCGACGAAGATCCGGACCATCGATCAGTTCACCGACGCCATGGGGAAGTTGAAGTCCGCCGGTTACAAGCCGTTGCAGACGGCCGGCCAGTGGGTGACGGGGGCCCAGTTCTCCATGATGGCGGACGCCGGTGTCCTCACCGAGGACCCGAAGTGGACGGCCAAGCGCCACGACGGCAAGGTCTCCTTCGCCGACAACGGCTATCTGCCCTACTTCGAGCACTACAAGGAGTGGATCGACTCCGACCACCTCGACAAGAGCTCCCTCGGTCTCACCTACGCGGACGGCCAGACCGCCTTCCTGAACGGCAAGTCCGCGATGTACATCATGGGTTCGTACTTCGTGCCCGCCGCGGACGCCGCGAAGAAGAGCGACGACATCGGCGTGTTCACCATGCCGACCGACGGGGCGTACCCCTCGGGCCAGTTCGGCAACATGTCCAACCCGTACGTCGTGGTGAACAAGTCGCGACACCGGGCCGAGGCGATCGACTTCGTGAAGTGGCTGGTCACCGACCCGGTCGCGATCAAGAGTCAGCTGGCCGCCGACGGAAATCTGCGGGAGGGGTTCAGCTACCCGATGTCCAGTCTCGGCACCTCGGTGCAGAAGATCCTGGACGGGGCACCGTCGGTGATCGTCAAGTCGGGCCCCACCCAGCCCATCGCCGGCTTCGGCGACGAGCTCAACAAGCAGGTCCAGTCCCTGTACACGGGCGCCTCCGCCGAGGACGCCGCCGAAGGATTGGACAAGTGGTGGAACTCGCAGAGCTGA
- a CDS encoding sugar ABC transporter permease, giving the protein MVELAELTRREHTAARRRVRLRETAVSLGLMGPAVLLYTVMTVIPVGVAVYLSLTDWDGFSPSRFIGLDNYRHLFDDPSSGDAWYVTALIAGVGTVLMVGAGLVYALVLKGRSRTNSFFRAVAYFPHVISALILGYLWAAILGTNGAVNNTLAKFGMEPIGFLFDEKLALITLIGVIVWAGFGFNVVLFVAALQTVPKELLEAAAIDGATRRQTNLRVVVPMIAPVVTVATVLNLVGLIRAYDIVVSLTGGGPAGSTQTFTYLILARSFEGTKVGYATAQAVFLMVVSAVLALLVTALRNRQDQAAAG; this is encoded by the coding sequence GTGGTGGAACTCGCAGAGCTGACCCGGCGGGAGCACACCGCCGCCCGGCGGCGGGTGCGGCTGCGGGAGACCGCCGTCTCCCTGGGCCTCATGGGGCCGGCCGTCCTGCTCTACACCGTGATGACCGTGATTCCGGTGGGCGTCGCGGTGTATCTCAGCCTGACGGACTGGGACGGCTTCTCGCCGTCCCGGTTCATCGGCCTCGACAACTACCGGCACCTGTTCGACGACCCGAGCTCGGGCGACGCCTGGTACGTGACCGCGCTCATCGCCGGGGTCGGCACCGTGCTCATGGTCGGCGCGGGCCTGGTGTACGCGCTGGTGCTCAAGGGACGGTCGCGCACGAACTCGTTCTTCCGGGCCGTGGCCTACTTCCCGCACGTGATCAGCGCGTTGATCCTCGGGTACCTGTGGGCGGCGATCCTCGGCACCAACGGCGCCGTCAACAACACCCTCGCCAAGTTCGGCATGGAACCCATCGGGTTCCTCTTCGACGAGAAGCTCGCGCTCATCACCCTGATCGGGGTCATCGTGTGGGCCGGGTTCGGGTTCAACGTCGTGCTGTTCGTGGCGGCGCTGCAGACGGTGCCGAAGGAGCTGCTGGAGGCAGCCGCGATCGACGGCGCCACCCGGCGCCAGACCAATCTGCGCGTGGTGGTCCCGATGATCGCGCCGGTGGTGACCGTGGCGACGGTGCTCAATCTGGTGGGCCTGATCCGGGCCTACGACATCGTGGTGAGCCTGACCGGCGGCGGTCCCGCCGGCTCGACGCAGACGTTCACCTATCTCATCCTCGCCCGTTCCTTCGAGGGCACCAAGGTCGGTTATGCAACAGCCCAGGCGGTTTTCCTGATGGTCGTGTCCGCCGTGCTCGCCCTCCTCGTGACGGCGCTGCGCAACCGTCAAGATCAAGCCGCGGCTGGTTAG
- a CDS encoding carbohydrate ABC transporter permease: MVVTEAKVREERTAPPVPGPRAGDERREPRSLLRGLLLGVLFFVMIVPVYLLVVNAFKSQEEILDSPFSLPLGGLTLEHLSAAVNSPQYNVIGGYGFTLFLVVVVDVLCILLAGPAAYAIARSLKRRTQLVLLYFLAGTFIPGAAVIIPVIYVLREIGLANTVTGLVAHDVATTLPVSIFLFVGFIRTIPVDIDHAATIDGAGRYRTFWTIIFPLMRPAVVTVLILNSIGIWNDFVSPQILLSPSSGHYTVTTAIYAGVSQYSTDLTKVFPNLLLAVAPVIIFFIYMQRHIISGLTVGAVKG, translated from the coding sequence GTGGTCGTAACCGAGGCGAAGGTCCGCGAGGAGCGGACGGCACCGCCGGTGCCCGGCCCCCGGGCCGGGGACGAGCGGCGCGAGCCCCGCTCGCTCCTGCGCGGGCTGCTGCTGGGCGTGTTGTTCTTCGTCATGATCGTGCCGGTGTACCTGCTCGTCGTGAACGCGTTCAAGTCGCAGGAGGAGATCCTCGACAGCCCGTTCTCGCTGCCGCTCGGCGGTCTGACGCTGGAGCACCTCTCCGCGGCCGTCAACAGCCCCCAGTACAACGTGATCGGGGGCTACGGGTTCACCCTCTTCCTGGTCGTGGTCGTGGACGTGCTGTGCATCCTGCTGGCCGGGCCGGCCGCGTACGCGATCGCGCGCAGTCTCAAGCGCCGCACCCAACTGGTGCTGCTGTACTTCCTGGCCGGCACCTTCATCCCCGGCGCCGCCGTGATCATTCCGGTGATCTACGTGCTGCGCGAGATCGGTCTCGCGAACACCGTGACCGGTCTGGTCGCGCACGACGTGGCGACGACCCTGCCGGTGAGCATCTTCCTGTTCGTCGGCTTCATCCGCACCATCCCGGTGGACATCGACCATGCGGCAACCATCGACGGGGCGGGCAGGTACCGGACCTTCTGGACCATCATCTTCCCGCTGATGCGTCCGGCGGTCGTGACGGTGCTGATCCTCAACTCCATAGGAATCTGGAACGACTTCGTCAGCCCGCAGATCCTGCTCAGCCCGTCGTCCGGGCACTACACCGTGACGACGGCGATCTACGCCGGGGTCAGTCAGTACTCGACCGATCTGACCAAGGTGTTCCCCAATCTGCTGCTCGCGGTGGCGCCCGTGATCATCTTCTTCATCTACATGCAGCGCCACATCATCAGCGGCCTCACGGTCGGTGCGGTGAAGGGATGA